A window from Hemicordylus capensis ecotype Gifberg chromosome 2, rHemCap1.1.pri, whole genome shotgun sequence encodes these proteins:
- the LOC128348181 gene encoding gastrula zinc finger protein XlCGF57.1-like isoform X5, giving the protein MSIVIPSVPAHLGGGVPTVAMSSLDQVAFEEVAVCFSEEEWALLDPGQRALHREVIEENSRNLASLGRLLVSKAGFSSWQEEEDDPFAEASKEAADWNESEEGELPKRKIQANQERMEEIMASEVKNLYALPLNDCQKGDKSNKIPVCASFLTCKSDISTQHRIHIREKPYTCSECGRSFSQHLILNAHQIIHRGPKPFQCSECGKSFSQNRYLISHQRIHTGIKPFQCFVCGKRFSRIDNLTCHQKIHTGQKPFKCSKCGKSFSQRRYLISHHRIHTGEKPYMCSECGKGFSCSNILTVHQRIHKEEKPYTCSECGKGFSQKIHLISHQRVHTGEKPHTCSVCGKSFRCNSNLTCHQRIHAGEKPFKCSECGKSFTRRSHFISHQRVHTGEKPYACSVCGKSFCKKSNLVSHQRIHTGEKPYTCLECGKSFNQKSNLIAHQKIHTGEKPYTCSECGKCFIQSAALSIHQRIHTGEKPYTCSECGKSFRQSHLLTSHHTVHTGEKPFTCSDCGKGFTQSHFLTIHQRIHTGEKPYTCSECGKSFSRSDTLSCHQRIHTGEKPFKCTECGKSFSRNDNLISHQRVHTGEKPYTCSECGKSFSKRHNLTAHQRIHTGEKPYTCSECGKSFSQKIKLISHQRVHTGEK; this is encoded by the exons ATGTCCATCGTGATTCCTTCTGTGCCTGCTCATCTTGGTGGTGGAGTGCCAACAGTTGCTATGTCCTCACTAGATCAG GTGgcttttgaggaggtggctgtgtgtttctccgaggaggagtgggctctgctggatccaggccaaagggctctgcacagagaAGTCATAGAAGAGAATTCCAGGAACCTGGCCTCACTGG GGAGACTTTTGGTTTCCAAAGCTGGCTTCAGTTCCTGgcaggaagaagaagatgatCCATTTGCTGAGGCCTCCAAGGAAG CAGCTGATTGGAATGAAAGTGAAGAGGGTGAACTGCCCAAAAGGAAAATTCAAGCAAATCAAGAAAGGATGGAGGAGATAATGGCTTCTGAAGTGAAAAACCTCTATGCACTTCCACTCAACGATTGTCAAAAAGGAGACAAAAGTAATAAGATCCCTGTATGTGCCAGTTTCTTAACTTGTAAATCGGACATTAGCACACAACACAGAATCCACATAAGAGaaaaaccatatacctgctcagagtgtgggaggAGCTTCAGCCAGCATTTAATCCTTAATGCTCATCAAATAATCCACAGAGGACCGAAGCCATTCcaatgttcagagtgtggaaagagcttcagtcagaacagGTACCTTATTTctcatcagagaatccacacagggatTAAACCATTTCAGTGTTTTGTTTGTGGGAAGAGATTCAGCCGCATCGATAACCTTACTTGccatcaaaaaatccacacaggacagaagccatttaaatgttccaagtgtggaaagagcttcagtcagaggagGTACCTTATTTCCCATCAtagaatccatacaggagagaaaccatatatgtgctcagagtgtggaaagggcttcagttgCAGTAACATccttactgtccatcaaagaattcacaaaGAAGAGAAACCAtacacatgctcagagtgtggaaagggcttcagtcagAAGATACaccttatttcccatcaaagagtgcacacaggagagaaaccgcaTACATGTTCAgtgtgtgggaaaagctttagGTGCAACTCAAACCTTACTTGCCATCAAAGAATTCATGCCGGagaaaaaccatttaaatgttcagagtgtggaaagagcttcactcggAGAAGTCActttatttcccatcaaagagtccacactggagaaaaaccatatgcatgctcagtgtgtggaaagagcttctgtaAGAAGAGTAACCTTGTttcccatcagagaatccacacaggagagaaaccatatacatgcttagagtgtggaaagagcttcaatcagaaGTCAAATCTTATAGCTCATCAAaagatccacacaggagagaaaccatatacttgctcagagtgtggaaagtgtTTCATTCAAAGTGCTGCCCTTAGTAttcatcagagaatccacacaggagaaaaaccctatacatgctcagagtgtggtaAAAGTTTTCGTCAAAGCCATCTCCTTACTAGCCATCATacagtccacacaggagagaaaccatttactTGCTCAGATTGTGGAAAGGGCTTCACTCAAAGCCATTTTCTGACTatccatcagagaatccacacaggagagaaaccatatacttgctcagagtgtggaaagagcttcagccgcaGTGATACCCTTAGTTGTCATCAaagaattcatacaggagagaagccatttaaatgtacagagtgtgggaaaagcttcagccgtAATGATAACCTTATTTCTCATCAGAgagtccacactggagagaaaccgtatacatgctcagagtgtgggaagagcttcagtaaaAGGCACAACCTTACtgcacatcaaagaatccacacaggagagaaaccatatacatgctctgagtgtgggaagagcttcagtcagaagataaagcttatttcccatcaaagagtccacactggagagaaatga